ATAAAAGGAATCTTAGGAAGAAAAATAGGCATGTCTCAAGTGTTTAGTGATAGTGGTGATCCCATAGTTGTGACAGTTGTTGAAGTTGAAGAAAATGTGGTGTTACAGAAGAAAACGTTGGAAAGTGATGGATACAATGCCATCCAAATTGGTTTTTCTGATAAGAAGAATCCAAATAAGTCGGAAATCGGTAGAAGTCAAAAAGCAAATACTAATCCTAAAAGATATGTTAAAGAAATTCGTGGAGCATCATTAGAAGTTGGCAAACGAATAAGTGCAGATATATTCCAAGAAGGCGACATTGTAGATGTTACTGGTATATCTAAAGGAAAAGGATTTCAAGGTGTCATTAAAAGACATGGATTAAGTGGAGGTCCTGCATCTCACGGTTCAAGATTCCACCGGGCTCCTGGTTCGATTGGTGTAATCGCTAAAAATGATGGCATGAAAGTGTTCAAAGGAAAAAAAATGCCCGGACGTATGGGTGGAAAACAGACTACTATTCAAAATCTCACAATTATAAAGGTTGATAGTGAACGTAATTTGTTATTAATTAAAGGGAATATTCCCGGAGGAAAAAAGTCGTTTGTAATAATAGAAACTGCAATTAAAAAATTGAATGAAAAATGGTGATGATTAGTGATAAACAGAAAGAATAATAGCAAAAATATTTGTAGAGATCCTGTAGTCATTTCAGATTTTTTGATGTTGACTGACAATGATAAAATTCAACTACCGTCCATTGTGGCAAAAGTTAACGGTTATGAAATAAGTTTAAACTATTTAAATATTGAGCTGATTAACGACATGAAATTGGGTATCATACCTTCTGAAATGTCTTCATCAGACCTTCTTGAGAGTTATTATTATGCTCTGGAATCAGTCATTGAACATGAGCTTATTGTACAAAAAATGAATGAGGATAGTAGCATTTCTGGATGGGAACCTGATAAAGAACAAATTTCTGAATGTATGCAAGAATTATTTGACGAGTTTGGAATTGATGTATCAGAAGAATACTCTAAACAGGAGATGGAAGAATTGGTATTGCAGGAATTGCGTATCCAACGATTTATTGATAATCAGTTA
This genomic stretch from Lysinibacillus pakistanensis harbors:
- the rplC gene encoding 50S ribosomal protein L3 — its product is MIKGILGRKIGMSQVFSDSGDPIVVTVVEVEENVVLQKKTLESDGYNAIQIGFSDKKNPNKSEIGRSQKANTNPKRYVKEIRGASLEVGKRISADIFQEGDIVDVTGISKGKGFQGVIKRHGLSGGPASHGSRFHRAPGSIGVIAKNDGMKVFKGKKMPGRMGGKQTTIQNLTIIKVDSERNLLLIKGNIPGGKKSFVIIETAIKKLNEKW